The following are encoded in a window of Actinomycetota bacterium genomic DNA:
- a CDS encoding adenylate cyclase regulatory domain-containing protein, translating to MSGYSRQEVAQRAGVGPDYVDRLVELAILTPAAGDAFSPGDVLRARWVQSFEGAGVPLEGIAAAVRDGALSFSYLDAAAFDQFAGLSGTTFHQLSAQTGIPLELLMVVREAYGFAEPRPEDPVHQNELKVVPVIELQLSEGFDPAVIERWLRVCGDSLRRIAETETAWWHSEVMTRMLASGMTEGEMLEAQADLGSRMAPLRERALLALYYGQQEHTWNRETVEHVEGALERAGLYRRLERPPAVCFLDITGYTRLTEERGDEAAADLATRLAGLVRRSAQEHDGTPVKWLGDGVMFFFREPAAAVLAALEMVEAVGRQGLPPAHVGIHAGPGIFQDGDYFGRTVNLAARIGEYARPGEVLV from the coding sequence GTGAGCGGATACTCGAGGCAGGAGGTCGCCCAGCGGGCTGGGGTCGGCCCCGACTACGTCGACCGGTTGGTCGAGCTCGCGATCCTGACGCCAGCTGCGGGAGACGCGTTCTCGCCGGGTGACGTGCTCAGGGCGCGGTGGGTGCAGAGCTTTGAGGGGGCCGGCGTGCCGCTCGAGGGCATAGCTGCCGCCGTCCGGGATGGAGCGCTGTCGTTCTCCTACCTGGACGCGGCCGCATTCGATCAGTTCGCCGGGCTCAGCGGCACGACCTTCCACCAGCTGAGCGCACAGACCGGTATCCCCCTGGAGCTGCTGATGGTGGTCCGCGAGGCCTACGGCTTCGCCGAGCCCCGGCCCGAGGACCCCGTCCACCAGAACGAGCTGAAGGTCGTGCCGGTGATCGAGCTCCAGCTCTCGGAGGGGTTCGACCCCGCCGTCATCGAGCGCTGGCTTCGGGTCTGCGGAGACAGCCTGCGCCGGATCGCCGAGACCGAGACGGCCTGGTGGCACAGCGAGGTCATGACGCGGATGCTTGCGTCGGGCATGACCGAGGGCGAGATGCTGGAAGCTCAGGCCGACCTCGGATCCCGCATGGCCCCCCTCCGCGAGCGTGCCCTCCTCGCGCTCTACTACGGGCAGCAGGAACACACCTGGAACCGGGAGACCGTCGAGCACGTCGAGGGCGCGCTGGAACGGGCTGGTTTGTACCGCCGGTTGGAGCGTCCGCCGGCCGTTTGCTTCCTGGACATCACCGGGTACACACGGCTGACCGAGGAGCGGGGGGATGAGGCCGCCGCCGACCTGGCGACGAGGCTGGCTGGTCTGGTCCGGCGGTCCGCCCAGGAGCACGACGGGACGCCGGTGAAGTGGCTCGGCGACGGGGTGATGTTCTTCTTCCGGGAGCCGGCAGCTGCCGTGCTGGCCGCCCTTGAGATGGTGGAGGCGGTCGGGCGCCAGGGCCTGCCGCCGGCGCATGTCGGGATCCACGCGGGGCCGGGGATCTTTCAGGACGGTGACTACTTCGGCCGGACCGTGAACCTGGCGGCCAGGATCGGCGAGTACGCCAGGCCCGGTGAGGTGCTGGTC